A single genomic interval of Oryza sativa Japonica Group chromosome 7, ASM3414082v1 harbors:
- the LOC4343015 gene encoding phenolic glucoside malonyltransferase 1 has translation MTLGPLIHPVTVLEQCHVSPSPAPAAGQPRSLPLTFFDLVFLDFPPVQRLFFYDNADLRDAHDFLLRELPLFRESLAAALHHFYPLVGKLPCGIRERMSPPEVAYSDGYSVCLTVAVSSDDFQDLAGDHPRDTARLRPLLPPLPKHGSSQDVLAVQVTVFPRAGICVGTTLHHAVADGSSYVHFLKTWAAIHRLGDERRKAVVVDHTPPLFDRGVVQDGDGLREAFIRDHRDLVESGDKRLDDWDLSRRPDTVLATFRFTDELLRKLGRHVEAETSARCSPYALACGAAWAGIVRARGVGGGDVARFGFVTGCKPRVSPPIPSSYFGNCLGLCFVEAKRRHLTAASASAAIWRVIAGLAEQGRALRDAHGWVRGAREYAAARAVTVAGSPKLGVYAAADLGATWGGRPRKVEIASVERTGALALAESGRRGDRDGGGIEVGVALPRAEMEAFRAFHVELVRLLDATTH, from the coding sequence ATGACGCTAGGGCCACTAATTCACCCCGTGACCGTCCTAGAGCAATGCCATGTCTCgccatctccggcgccggcggccggccagcCACGGTCGCTGCCGCTCACGTTCTTCGACCTCGTCTTCTTGGACTTCCCGCCCGTGCAGCGCCTCTTCTTCTACGACAACGCCGACCTCCGCGACGCCCATGACTTCCTCCTCCGCGAGCTTCCCCTCTTCAGGGAGTCCCTGGCCGCTGCCCTGCACCATTTCTACCCCTTGGTCGGGAAGCTGCCGTGCGGGATACGGGAGCGCATGTCGCCGCCGGAGGTCGCGTACTCGGATGGCTACTCCGTCTGCCTGACCGTCGCCGTCAGCAGCGACGACTTCCaggacctcgccggcgaccacccGCGCGACACCGCGAGGCTACGCCCGCTGCTGCCTCCGCTGCCCAAGCATGGTAGCTCGCAGGACGTGCTCGCCGTCCAGGTCACCGTGTTCCCTCGCGCCGGCATCTGCGTCGGCACGACGCTGCACCACGCCGTGGCCGACGGTTCCAGCTACGTGCACTTCCTCAAGACGTGGGCCGCCATTCACCGCCTCGGCGACGAGCGCAGgaaagcggtggtggtggaccaCACGCCGCCGCTGTTCGACCGTGGCGTCGTGCAGGACGGCGACGGACTCCGGGAGGCGTTTATCCGCGACCACCGGGATCTCGTGGAGTCCGGTGACAAGCGGCTCGACGACTGGGACCTCAGCCGGAGGCCGGACACCGTGCTCGCGACGTTCAGGTTCACGGACGAGCTGCTCCGCAAGCTGGGGAGGCATGTCGAGGCGGAGACCTCGGCGCGGTGCTCGCCCTACGCGCTGGCGTGCGGCGCCGCGTGGGCCGGCATCGTGCGCGCGcgaggcgtgggcggcggcgacgtcgcgcgGTTCGGGTTCGTGACCGGGTGCAAGCCCCGCGTGAGCCCGCCGATACCGTCGAGCTACTTCGGCAACTGCCTGGGGCTGTGCTTCGTGGAGGCCAAGCGGAGACACCTCACCGCGGCCAGCGCATCGGCGGCCATCTGGCGCGTGATCGCGGGGCTCGCCGAGCAGGGGCGGGCGCTCCGTGACGCCCACGGCTGGGTGCGCGGCGCGCGGGAgtacgcggcggcgcgcgcggtgaCGGTGGCGGGTTCACCGAAGCTGGGCGTGTACGCGGCGGCGGATCTCGGCGCGACGTGGGGGGGTCGGCCCCGGAAGGTGGAGATAGCGTCGGTGGAGCGGACGGGCGCGCTGGCGCTGGCGGAGAGCGGCCGCCGTGGCGaccgggacggcggcggcatcgagGTCGGGGTGGCGCTGCCGCGCGCGGAGATGGAGGCGTTCCGCGCGTTCCACGTCGAGCTGGTCCGGCTGCTAGACGCCACTACCCACTAG